CCCCCAGGGCAATTTGCAGCACCAGGCTCTTTTCGCGTTTCTGCGAGCGGGGCAGGTAATGCTCCAGTTCGTCGCGGTCGGCCCGCAGGTCATCGTTTTTCATCGGGATCTCGCTCAGCAGGGGGGGCATAGGCTCACAGTCTAGAGGCTGTGGGGGCGGGCAGGGCAACGACGTATCGCCAACGAAAAAGGGGAAGCCTGCCGGCTTCCCCTTTTCGTTGGCGCTGTCGTGAATCAGATCACTTGCAGGATGGCCTGGGTCACGACATGGATGTTGTTCTGGTTCAGCGCGGCGACGCAGATGCGGCCGGTGTCCAGGGCGTAGATGCCGAATTCGTTGCGCAGGCGGGTCACTTGCTCAACGGTCAGGCCAGAGTAGGAGAACATGCCGCGCTGGCGACCGACGAAGCTGAAGTCGTGCTCAGGGGCGCCTTTGGCCAGCAAGTCGACCATCTGGGTGCGCATGCCGCGAATCCGCAGGCGCATTTGCGCCAGTTCCTGCTCCCACTGGGCGCGCAGTTCCGGGCTGTTCAGCACGGCGGCGACGATGGTTGCACCGTGGGTCGGCGGGTTGGAGTAGTTGGTGCGGATCACGCGCTTGACCTGGGACAGCACGCGGGCGCTTTCTTCCTTGGAGCCGCTGACGATGGACAGGGCGCCAACGCGCTCGCCGTACAGCGAGAACGACTTGGAGAACGAGCTGGAAACGAAGAAGGTCAGGCCCGACTCGGCGAACAGGCGCACCGCCGCGGCGTCTTCGTCGATGCCGTCGCCAAAGCCCTGATAGGCCATGTCGAGGAAGGGCACGAGGTTTTTCGCCTTGACCACCTCCAGGACGTCTTTCCAGTCCTGTGGGCTCAGGTCGACACCGGTCGGGTTGTGGCAGCAGGCGTGCAGCACCACGATCGACTGGGCCGGCAGGGCGTTCAGGTCTTCCAGCAGGCCAGCACGGTTCACGTCGTGGGTGGCCGCGTCGTAGTAGCGGTAGTTCTGCACCGGGAAGCCGGCGGTCTCAAACAGGGCGCGGTGGTTTTCCCAGCTCGGGTCGCTGATGGCGACCACGGCGTTGGGCAGCAACTGCTTGAGGAAGTCGGCACCGATCTTCAGGGCGCCAGTGCCGCCAACGGCCTGGGTGGTGACCACGCGGCCAGCGGCCAGCAGTGGCGAGTCGTTGCCGAACAGCAGCTTCTGTACCGCCTGGTCGTAGGCGGCAATGCCGTCGATCGGCAGGTAGCCACGGGAAGCATGTTGGGCGGCGCGAATCGTCTCGGCTTCGACAACGGCGCGCAGGAGCGGAATGCGTCCCTCCTCGTTGCAGTACACGCCCACCCCAAGGTTGACCTTATCGGTGCGGGTATCGGTGTTGAATGCTTCGTTGAGGCCCAGGATAGGATCGCGTGGTGCCATTTCGACAGCGGAGAACAGGCTCATTTTTACGGCGGCTCTGAATGGAGTGTGGAGGGACGTGTCGCGCTCCAGCCGAATGCACTAGAGCGGTGCACAAACGGGGAGCTAGTATAGAGGCCATCATCGCGTGGGGCGACAGGCTATTGACCTTTTGCGCCAAGTTTTTCGCTTTATTTTTCGACCGTTAGTCTTATTGCAATAACCAGGGTGTCAGCGGGTGTAGGACCTTTGCCTTGAAAGCTGTGGTAATCGGCTCCACATCAAGGATATTCCGGTTTTTTTCCTCGGCGACATGGGTCGTACGCGGTCTTTCCTGTTCCTGTACGGTATTGCCGCGCACGAATGATCCCAGAGGTACGTTATGTCTGAATTCCAGCTAGTCACCCGCTTCCAGCCCGCCGGCGACCAGCCGGAAGCCATCCGCCTGATGGTCGAAGGCATCGAGGCCGGGCTGGCCCACCAGACCCTGCTCGGTGTGACCGGTTCGGGCAAGACCTTCAGCATCGCCAACGTGATCGCCCAGGTGCAGCGCCCGACCCTGGTGCTGGCGCCGAACAAGACCCTGGCGGCGCAGCTGTATGGTGAGTTCAAGGCCTTCTTCCCGAACAACGCGGTGGAGTACTTCGTTTCCTACTACGACTACTACCAGCCCGAAGCCTATGTGCCGTCCTCCGACACCTTTATCGAGAAGGACGCCTCGATCAACGACCATATCGAGCAGATGCGCCTGTCCGCGACCAAGGCGCTGCTGGAGCGCAAGGACGCCATCATCGTCACCACGGTGTCGTGCATCTATGGCCTGGGCAGCCCGGAAACCTACCTGAAGATGGTCCTGCACGTGGACCGCGGGGACAAACTCGATCAGCGCGCCCTGCTGCGCCGCCTGGCGGACTTGCAGTACACCCGCAACGACATGGATTTCGCCCGCGCTACCTTCCGCGTGCGTGGCGATGTGATCGACATCTATCCGGCGGAGTCGGACCTGGAAGCGATCCGCATCGAGCTGTTCGATGACGAAGTGGAAAGCATCAGCGCCTTCGACCCCTTGACCGGTGAAGTGATCCGCAAACTGCCGCGCTTCACCTTCTACCCCAAGAGCCACTACGTGACCCCGCGGGAAACCCTGCTGGACGCCATCGAAGGGATCAAGGTGGAGTTGCAGGAGCGCCTGGAATACCTGCGTTCCAACAACAAGCTGGTGGAAGCCCAGCGCCTGGAGCAGCGCACCCGTTTCGACCTGGAGATGATCCTCGAACTGGGCTACTGCAACGGCATCGAGAACTACTCGCGCTACCTCTCGGGGCGTCCGGCTGGCGCGGCGCCACCTACCTTGTACGACTACCTGCCGGCGGATGCCTTGCTGGTGATCGACGAATCCCACGTCAGCGTGCCCCAGGTCGGCGCCATGTATAAGGGCGACCGCTCGCGCAAGGAAACCCTGGTTGAGTACGGCTTCCGCCTGCCATCGGCTCTGGATAACCGGCCAATGCGTTTTGACGAGTGGGAAGGGGTGAGCCCGCAGACCATCTTCGTTTCCGCCACTCCGGGCAACTATGAGGCCGAGCACGCCGGCCGCGTGGTGGAGCAGGTGGTGCGCCCCACCGGGCTGGTGGACCCGCAAGTGGAAGTGCGCCCGGCCCTGACCCAGGTGGACGACCTGCTGTCGGAAATCACCAAGCGTGTGGCCGTGGAAGAGCGGGTACTGGTGACCACCCTGACCAAGCGCATGGCCGAAGACCTTACCGATTACCTGGCCGACCATGGCGTGCGTGTGCGCTACCTGCACTCGGACATCGACACCGTGGAGCGGGTGGAGATCATCCGCGACCTGCGCCTGGGCACTTTCGATGTGCTGGTGGGGATCAACCTGCTGCGTGAGGGCCTGGACATGCCGGAAGTGTCCCTGGTGGCGATTCTCGATGCCGACAAGGAAGGCTTCCTGCGTTCCGAGCGTTCGCTGATCCAGACCATCGGCCGGGCCGCGCGTAACCTCAATGGCCGGGCGATTCTCTATGCCGACCGCATCACAGGCTCCATGGAGCGGGCGATTGGCGAGACCGAGCGCCGTCGCGACAAGCAGATCGCCTTCAACCTGGCCAATGGCATCACCCCCAAGGGTGTGGTCAAGGACGTTGCCGACATCATGGAAGGCGCCACCGTGCCCGGTTCGCGCAGCAAGAAGCGCAAGGGCATGGCCAAGGCCGCGGAGGAAAACGCCCGCTACGAAAACGAACTGCGCTCGCCCAGCGAGATCACCAAGCGCATTCGCCAGCTCGAAGAGAAGATGTACCAACTGGCCCGCGACCTGGAGTTCGAAGCCGCGGCGCAGATGCGCGACGAAATCACCAAGCTGCGCGAGCGCTTGCTCACCGTCTAACGACGCTCGATCCCTCGTAGGAGCCGGCTTGCCGGCGAAGAGGCCCTCCAATCCTGTGCAAGGGTTGGGAGTCTATTCGCTGGCAAGCCAGCCCCTGCAGGCAATTCGTGGGTCAGTGGGCTTCGCCGGCCTTGAGGCCCTTGGGCAGGGCCTTGGTCAGCAGGATCGCCAGCATGCTGATGCCCAGGGC
The DNA window shown above is from Pseudomonas protegens CHA0 and carries:
- a CDS encoding amino acid aminotransferase, whose translation is MSLFSAVEMAPRDPILGLNEAFNTDTRTDKVNLGVGVYCNEEGRIPLLRAVVEAETIRAAQHASRGYLPIDGIAAYDQAVQKLLFGNDSPLLAAGRVVTTQAVGGTGALKIGADFLKQLLPNAVVAISDPSWENHRALFETAGFPVQNYRYYDAATHDVNRAGLLEDLNALPAQSIVVLHACCHNPTGVDLSPQDWKDVLEVVKAKNLVPFLDMAYQGFGDGIDEDAAAVRLFAESGLTFFVSSSFSKSFSLYGERVGALSIVSGSKEESARVLSQVKRVIRTNYSNPPTHGATIVAAVLNSPELRAQWEQELAQMRLRIRGMRTQMVDLLAKGAPEHDFSFVGRQRGMFSYSGLTVEQVTRLRNEFGIYALDTGRICVAALNQNNIHVVTQAILQVI
- the uvrB gene encoding excinuclease ABC subunit UvrB, with amino-acid sequence MSEFQLVTRFQPAGDQPEAIRLMVEGIEAGLAHQTLLGVTGSGKTFSIANVIAQVQRPTLVLAPNKTLAAQLYGEFKAFFPNNAVEYFVSYYDYYQPEAYVPSSDTFIEKDASINDHIEQMRLSATKALLERKDAIIVTTVSCIYGLGSPETYLKMVLHVDRGDKLDQRALLRRLADLQYTRNDMDFARATFRVRGDVIDIYPAESDLEAIRIELFDDEVESISAFDPLTGEVIRKLPRFTFYPKSHYVTPRETLLDAIEGIKVELQERLEYLRSNNKLVEAQRLEQRTRFDLEMILELGYCNGIENYSRYLSGRPAGAAPPTLYDYLPADALLVIDESHVSVPQVGAMYKGDRSRKETLVEYGFRLPSALDNRPMRFDEWEGVSPQTIFVSATPGNYEAEHAGRVVEQVVRPTGLVDPQVEVRPALTQVDDLLSEITKRVAVEERVLVTTLTKRMAEDLTDYLADHGVRVRYLHSDIDTVERVEIIRDLRLGTFDVLVGINLLREGLDMPEVSLVAILDADKEGFLRSERSLIQTIGRAARNLNGRAILYADRITGSMERAIGETERRRDKQIAFNLANGITPKGVVKDVADIMEGATVPGSRSKKRKGMAKAAEENARYENELRSPSEITKRIRQLEEKMYQLARDLEFEAAAQMRDEITKLRERLLTV